The Coffea arabica cultivar ET-39 chromosome 8e, Coffea Arabica ET-39 HiFi, whole genome shotgun sequence genome window below encodes:
- the LOC140012786 gene encoding uncharacterized protein — MDFIEGLPKSGGSDVILVIVDRFTKVAHFFAISNHYAANGVAQVFFDNIYKLHRVGTQLHLSTSYHPQTDGQTERVNRCLETYLRCLCFQQPRKWKRCLTAAEWWYNTNHHTALKMSPFQALYRAQNLMKQYADRNRSERSFEVGDLVYLKLQPYRQTSIALRRNLKLSSKYYGPYKPSAKGAVVHSQPPTLTEEGEVQIAPAAVLARRTLQRHGRDVEQALIQWKNLDTADATWEDGSAMQAQFLEFGVQS, encoded by the exons ATGGATTTCATTGAGGGGCTGCCCAAATCAGGAGGGAGTGATGTGATCTTGGTGATAGTAGACAGGTTCACTAAGGTGGCACATTTCTTTGCTATCAGCAACCATTATGCTGCCAACGGAGTGGCTCAGGTGTTCTTTGacaacatatacaagctccacAG AGTAGGCACCCAGCTGCATTTGTCGACTAGCTaccatccccagactgatggtCAAACAGAAAGAGTGAACAGGTGTTTGGAGACTTACCTCAGGTGCTTGTGCTTCCAACAACCCAGAAAATGGAAGAGGTGCCTCACTGCTGCAGAATGGTGGTATAATACTAATCATCATACAGCTCTgaaaatgtcacctttccaaGCCTTGTACAG AGCCCAAAACCTGATGAAGCAGTATGCTGACAGAAACAGGAGTGAGAGATCATTTGAAGTAGGTGATCTGGTGTATCTCAAATTGCAACCTTACAGACAGACGTCCATTGCCTTAAGGAGGAATTTGAAGCTATCTTCCAAGTACTACGGGCCTTACAAG CCATCTGCAAAGGGAGCTGTTGTGCACTCACAGCCCCCTACACTCACAGAGGAGGGTGAGGTCCAAATAGCTCCTGCAGCTGTTCTGGCTAGAAGAACTCTGCAAAGGCATGGGAGAGACGTGGAGCAAGCATTAATCCAATGGAAAAATCTGGATACAGCAGATGCAACTTGGGAGGATGGCTCGGCGATGCAGGCTCAGTTTCTTGAGTTCGGAGTCCAATCCTAG
- the LOC140012787 gene encoding uncharacterized protein → MRLQTAADALRCKTFPMFLKGKARLWFQGLAPGSIRSFTELARQFAAQFVSSKTYSKNAAHLIAIKQKPDESLKNFMTRFNTESLQIRDKNEKVVMAAFMNGLRVEELYYKLVEQPPKNLRELLTRAHAAANAEEAGRLKRESDRELGDRRGRGNPAECKDAPAKKNVFDRLSKEKAPAPPPIPEKAIPP, encoded by the coding sequence ATGCGTCTTCAAACCGCCGCGGATGCACTCCGTTGCAAGACTTTCCCCATGTTTCTGAAGGGTAAGGCCCGGCTCTGGTTCCAAGGCCTAGCACCGGGGTCTATCCGGAGTTTCACCGAGCTGGCCAGACAGTTCGCCGCCCAGTTCGTCTCCTCGAAGACTTACTCGAAGAACGCAGCTCATCTGATAGCCATCAAGCAGAAGCCGGACGAGTCTCTGAAGAATTTCATGACGCGCTTCAATACAGAAAGCCTGCAGATCAGGGACAAGAATGAAAAGGTggtcatggctgccttcatgAACGGGTTGAGGGTAGAGGAGCTCTACTACAAGCTTGTCGAACAGCCCCCCAAGAATCTGCGAGAACTCTTGACCCGGGCTCACGCCGCCGCCAACGCAGAGGAGGCCGGCCGCCTGAAACGAGAGTCAGACCGGGAGCTCGGAGATCGGAGGGGGCGGGGAAACCCCGCCGAATGTAAGGATGCCCCGGCCAAGAAAAATGTGTTTGACCGGCTCTCGAAGGAAAAAGCCCCTGCTCCGCCGCCGATCCCGGAAAAGGCTATACCCCCCTGA
- the LOC113704795 gene encoding uncharacterized protein gives MAEEDREKTSFITEEGTYCYRTMPFGLKNAGATYQRLVNKLFQNQIGKSMEVYVDDMIVKSRTDHRLVPDLREILDILRESRMRLNPKKCTFGVRSGRFLGFLVSREGIRANPEKLQAIMDMAPPRNVKEVQRLTGRMAALNRFLSRSAVSGLPFFRILKAPKDFQWTEECEKAFTDLKAYLVELPTLTAPQQGETLFLYLSTCNEAVSAVLAHSIVVMTDQPLRQILTKPEVSGRMTKWAVELAEHDIGYRPRTAIKAQALADFLAEGASSSTGGLSSPPVPGQPWVLFVDGASSKEGSGAGLLLISPTGEELTYALRFDFPASNNEAEYEALLTGLRIAHQMGVTAIKVRSDPQLVVLQVRGKYEAKEEIMKKYLAKVQEATALFNTFEIERVPRSQNKRADVLSKLASSSFAHLNKEVLVEVVKQKSMRLLWFKNTEHARCMPRCATNPTRRWSPSTVLGLSPSGG, from the exons ATGGCTGAGGAGGACCGGGAGAAGACTTCCTTCATCACTGAGGAGGGAACCTACTGCTACCGGACCATGCCCTTTGGGCTGAAAAACGCTGGAGCCACCTACCAGCGCCTGGTCAACAAGTTGTTCCAAAATCAGATCGGCAAAAgcatggaggtctacgtggacgACATGATCGTCAAAAGCCGAACCGACCATCGGCTCGTTCCGGACCTAAGGGAGATCTTGGACATCCTGCGGGAGAGCCGGATGCGGCTGAACCCAAAGAAGTGCACCTTCGGAGTTAGGTCGGGCCGGTTCCTCGGTTTCTTGGTCTCCCGAGAAGGAATCCGGGCAAACCCCGAAAAACTCCAGGCCATCATGGACATGGCCCCTCCACGGAATGTGAAGGAGGTCCAGCGACTCACGGGGAGGATGGCAGCCCTGAACAGATTCTTATCGCGTTCCGCGGTGAGTGGGCTCCCCTTCTTCCGAATCCTGAAAGCGCCCAAGGACTTTCAGTGGACCGAGGAGTGCGAAAAGGCCTTTACCGACCTAAAGGCGTATTTGGTCGAGTTGCCCACCCTGACCGCCCCGCAACAGGGAGAAACCTTGTTCCTGTACTTGTCCACCTGCAACGAGGCCGTCAGCGCGGTTCTG GCCCACAGCATTGTCGTCATGACCGATCAGCCTCTGCGGCAGATACTCACCAAGCCCGAGGTCTCGGGCAGGATGACCAAGTGGGCCGTCGAGTTGGCCGAGCACGACATCGGCTATAGACCCCGCACTGCTATTAAGGCACAGGCTTTGGCCGACTTCCTCGCTGAAGGGGCTAGTTCGTCCACGGGCGGACTGAGCTCTCCGCCTGTACCTGGGCAGCCGTGGGTGCTATTCGTGGACGGAGCCTCGAGCAAGGAAGGAAGCGGAGCTGGCCTGCTGCTTATCTCGCCAACCGGGGAGGAGCTGACATATGCCCTCCGATTCGACTTCCCCGCGTCCAACAATGAAGCCGAGTACGAGGCCCTGCTCACAGGATTGCGGATAGCCCACCAGATGGGTGTGACCGCCATCAAAGTTCGGAGCGACCCTCAACTCGTCGTCCTCCAAGTTCGCGGGAAATACGAGGCCAAGGAGGAGATCATGAAGAAATATCTGGCCAAGGTACAGGAGGCGACAGCCTTGTTTAATACATTTGAGATCGAGCGGGTGCCTAGATCGCAGAACAAGCGTGCAGACGTCCTGTCAAAGCTGGCATCCTCCTCGTTTGCGCACCTGAACAAGGAAGTTCTGGTAGAGGTGGTAAAGCAGAAAAGTATGCGGCTGCTCTGGTTCAAAAATACCGAGCATGCCAGGTGCATGCCCCGCTGCGCCACCAACCCAACCAGGAGATGGTCCCCATCCACAGTCCTTGGCCTTTCGCCCAGTGGGGGATAG